Proteins co-encoded in one Acidovorax sp. 69 genomic window:
- a CDS encoding sulfate/molybdate ABC transporter ATP-binding protein gives MSIEIRNVSKQFGDFQALRDVSLDIASGELIALLGPSGCGKTTLLRIIAGLETADVGTIHFSGEDTTDVHVRERNVGFVFQHYALFRHMTVFENVAFGLRVKPRKERPSEAQIKQKVTDLLKLVQLDWLAERFPSQLSGGQRQRIALARALAVEPKVLLLDEPFGALDAKVRKELRRWLRRLHDELHVTSIFVTHDQEEALEVADRVVVINQGRIEQSGSPQQVWDQPASPFVYGFLGDVNLFHGRAHEGLVHLDGMQIDSPEHSQAQNAKAFAYVRPHDLDVERYSPGAGLDAEGRPRGIVAQLSRAIVVGPIARLELIPSQDHKPADNASPDSLIEAQIPAQQFKEQGFKEGETLVVTPRRARVFLDHAAGI, from the coding sequence CGATGTGAGCCTGGACATCGCATCGGGCGAACTCATCGCGTTGCTGGGCCCCTCGGGCTGCGGCAAGACCACGCTGCTGCGCATCATTGCTGGGCTGGAAACGGCCGATGTGGGCACGATTCACTTCAGTGGCGAAGACACGACCGACGTGCATGTGCGCGAGCGCAACGTGGGCTTTGTGTTCCAGCATTACGCGCTGTTTCGCCACATGACGGTGTTTGAGAACGTGGCATTTGGCCTGCGCGTCAAACCCCGCAAAGAGCGGCCCAGTGAGGCGCAGATCAAGCAGAAAGTGACCGATCTGCTGAAGCTGGTGCAACTTGACTGGTTGGCGGAGCGGTTCCCCTCGCAACTGTCTGGCGGCCAGCGCCAGCGTATTGCGCTGGCCCGCGCCCTGGCCGTGGAGCCCAAGGTGCTGCTGCTGGACGAGCCTTTTGGCGCGCTGGATGCCAAGGTACGCAAGGAACTGCGCCGCTGGCTGCGCCGCCTGCACGATGAGTTGCATGTGACCAGCATCTTCGTGACCCATGACCAGGAGGAAGCGCTGGAGGTGGCCGACCGTGTGGTGGTCATCAACCAGGGCCGCATCGAACAAAGCGGCTCACCCCAGCAGGTGTGGGACCAGCCCGCCAGCCCGTTTGTCTATGGTTTTTTGGGCGATGTGAATCTTTTCCACGGCCGCGCGCACGAAGGGCTGGTGCATCTGGATGGCATGCAGATCGACTCGCCCGAGCACAGCCAGGCGCAAAACGCCAAGGCCTTCGCCTATGTTCGTCCCCATGACCTGGATGTGGAGCGCTATTCGCCCGGTGCGGGCCTGGACGCTGAAGGCCGTCCACGCGGTATCGTGGCGCAACTGAGCCGCGCCATTGTGGTGGGGCCGATTGCCCGGCTGGAACTTATTCCATCCCAGGACCACAAACCAGCGGACAATGCGTCCCCAGACTCCCTGATCGAAGCGCAGATCCCTGCGCAGCAGTTCAAGGAGCAGGGCTTCAAAGAGGGCGAAACGCTGGTGGTGACACCACGCCGCGCCCGGGTTTTTCTGGATCACGCCGCTGGGATCTGA